A stretch of Cucumis sativus cultivar 9930 chromosome 2, Cucumber_9930_V3, whole genome shotgun sequence DNA encodes these proteins:
- the LOC105434591 gene encoding uncharacterized protein LOC105434591, which translates to MKVAVIGAGIKGLVCSYVLAKAGVEVVLFEREEYLGSHRYRTITFDGFDLDLAIMVFNPVTHPNTMALLEDLEVEMEESNMSFSISIDKGRGYEWGTRNGVSSLFAQKNNILDLSFWQMIREITKFNHDVTDYLKAMENKPGLDQNETLRQFLNSRDYSEVFQTAYLLPMCGSIWSNPIEKVVNFSAVSVFSYLQDHCLLQLFGHPQWLTVKSSSNSYLKKLQKALESAGCQIRTCSKVNSISTTKEGCIVSYGVHFEEIFDQCVIATNATDALSILGNEATQEEKRVLGAFHYVFSDMILHHDKSFMPQNLNAWSALNFLGNNTNNEACMTYWINAIQNNLGEKSPFFVTSNPEQEPKNILFKSSIGHPIPSLSAFKALNELDSIQGKRQIWFCGPYLGSGSHEDGLKAGTIVAHKILGKSITILSNNPNHMVPSLVEIGARYVVTKFFARYISIGSLTIMEEGGRLFTFKGIDNKFLPNVVLKVHNPNFYWKIMTRADIGLADAYINADFSFVDKNEGLFNLVQILIANKDANSSVAKLNKKRGWWTPPLYTASIAYAKYFFQHTLRQNTITQARTNISRHYDLSNELFSLFLDDTMTYSCAIFKREDEDLRVAQLRKISHLIKKARIDKNHHVLDIGCGWGSLAIELVKQTGCHCTAITLSEEQLKYAERKVKVLGLQDNIKFHLCDYRQLPNTPKYDRIISCGMLECVGHEFMEDFFGSCESALVENGLLVLQFISMPDDQYDEHRLSSGFMREYIFPGGCLPSLNRVTTAMAKASRFCVEHLENIGIHYYQTLKCWRKNFVMNKRKIIELGFDESFIRTWEYYFDYCAAGFKSRIIGDYQIVFSRAGNVTTFNNPYQGIPSANSLP; encoded by the exons ATGAAGGTGGCTGTGATCGGAGCAGGGATCAAGGGTCTGGTTTGTAGTTATGTTCTAGCCAAAGCTGGAGTAGAGGTGGTGTTGTTTGAGAGGGAAGAGTACTTAGGCAGCCATCGTTATAGAACAATTACTTTTGATGGCTTTGATTTGGATCTCGCCATCATGGTCTTCAATCCA gTAACACACCCAAATACAATGGCACTCTTGGAGGATTTAGAAGTTGAAATGGAAGAATCAAATATGTCATTCTCAATAAGTATAGATAAAGGAAGAGGCTATGAATGGGGCACTCGAAATGGTGTTTCAAGTCTTTTTGCACAAAAGAACAACATTCTTGACCTTTCCTTTTGGCAAATGATTCGagaaataaccaaatttaacCACGATGTCACCGA TTATCTTAAAGCTATGGAAAACAAGCCAGGGTTGGATCAAAATGAAACCTTACGACAATTTCTTAACTCAAGGGACTATTCCGAAGTTTTTCAAACTGCTTATCTT CTGCCCATGTGTGGATCCATTTGGTCGAACCCCATAGAAAAAGTTGTCAACTTTTCAGCAGTCTCAGTGTTTTCGTATCTTCAAGATCACTGTCTGCTTCAG TTATTTGGTCATCCACAATGGCTTACTGTCAAATCGAGTTCGAATTCTTATCTGAAGAAG CTACAAAAAGCACTTGAGAGTGCAGGATGTCAAATAAGAACTTGCTCCAAAGTTAATTCCATCTCAACTACCAAAGAAG GATGCATTGTAAGCTATGGGGTccattttgaagaaatatttGATCAATGTGTGATAGCAACTAATGCAACTGATGCATTAAGCATATTAGGAAATGAAGCAAcacaagaagagaaaagagtaCTTGGGGCTTTCCATTACGTTTTTAG TGATATGATTCTTCATCATGACAAAAGTTTCATGCCCCAAAACCTAAATGCATGGAGTGCGTTGAACTTTCTTggaaataatacaaataatgaagCGTGTATGACATATTGGATTAATGCAATTCAG AATAATCTTGGAGAAAAGAGTCCTTTTTTTGTAACTAGTAATCCAGAACAAGAGCCAAAAAACATCTTGTTTAAGTCCTCAATTGGCCATCCAATTCCATCTCTTAGTGCATTCAAAGCCTTAAATGAGCTCGATAGTATTCAAGGCAAGAGACAAATTTGGTTTTGTGGACCATATTTAG gttCTGGCTCCCATGAAGATGGGTTAAAG GCTGGTACCATAGTAGCACACAAAATTCTTGGAAAAAGCATTACAATTTTGAGCAATAATCCAAATCATATGGTGCCTTCTTTGGTAGAAATCGGAGCACGTTACGTAGTCACTAAATTTTTTGCACGATATATATCTATCGGATCCTTAAC TATAATGGAGGAAGGTGGTAGACTATTTACCTTTAAAGGAATAGATAACAAATTCCTTCCAAatgttgttttgaaagttcacaACCCCAATTTTTATTGGAAG ATTATGACAAGAGCTGATATAGGACTTGCAGATGCATATATTAATGCAGATTTTTCCTTTGTTGATAAGAATGAAGGTCTTTTTAACCTTGTTCAG atTCTCATAGCCAATAAAGATGCAAACTCTTCAGTTgccaaattaaataagaaaag gGGATGGTGGACACCTCCATTATACACAGCTAGTATTGCCTATGCAAAGTATTTCTTTCAACATACTTTAAGACAAAACACTATTACTCAAGCTCGAACAAATATCTCTCGTCATTATGATctg AGCAATGAgctattttctcttttcttggATGACACAATGACATACTCATGCGCTATCTTTAAG AGGGAAGATGAAGATTTGAGGGTTGCACAGCTCAGAAAAATTTCTCATCTTATAAAAAAG GCAAGAATTGATAAGAACCATCATGTCCTAGACATTGGGTGTGGCTGGGGAAGCCTTGCTATTGAACTTGTCAAACAAACTGGATGTCACTGTACTGCCATTACTTTATCCGAAGAACAATTAAAATATGCTGAACGCAAAGTCAAAGTTCTTGGTCTTCAG GATAACATCAAGTTTCATCTTTGTGATTATCGACAATTGCCAAATACTCCCAAGTATGATAGAATTATATCATG TGGGATGCTGGAATGTGTTGGACATGAATTTATGGAAGATTTTTTTGGTTCATGTGAATCAGCATTAGTAGAGAATGGTCTTCTAGTTCTACAG TTCATATCAATGCCGGATGATCAGTACGATGAGCATCGGCTAAGTTCGGGTTTTATGAGGGAATATATATTTCCAGGAGGATGTCTTCCATCATTGAATAGAGTTACAACTGCTATGGCTAAAGCATCTAGATTTTG tGTGGAACACTTGGAAAATATTGGAATTCATTACTATCAAACATTGAAGTGTTGGAGAAAGAATTTTGTAATGAATAAAAG GAAGATAATTGAACTTGGTTTTGATGAAAGTTTTATAAGGACTTGggaatattattttgattattgtgCTGCTGGTTTTAAATCTCGCATTATTGGAGATTATCAG ATAGTATTTTCAAGGGCTGGTAATGTTACAACATTCAACAATCCATACCAAGGAATACCTTCAGCAAATTCACTTCCTTAA